In one window of Gymnogyps californianus isolate 813 chromosome 9, ASM1813914v2, whole genome shotgun sequence DNA:
- the LOC127019751 gene encoding transmembrane protein 182-like: MKAGVAALTAGILGGTGVLLFLIAFGTDYWLLATETCGVFESRNSTLRTGEAETLTEVRKEILTFHHEGFFWRCWFFGEGHPETIWTFWYTSQAHPKFCMHGYLFPMPIALGPFPHPSYDTTAVYRGFWTAFIMLAVATGLVGGLLLVCGVPFVSPRSYKVGGGFLLASGGLFLLLIFLFVIWKEFAADFQKYILLERSEKCVDDVPVHVYYGWSFMFAAAGVPLVLLSGLLFYLIGRDIMMSLE; this comes from the exons ATGAAGGCTGGAGTAGCTGCCCTCACAGCCGGGATCCTCGGCGGCACCGGCGTGTTGCTCTTTCTCATCGCTTTTGGGACGGATTACTGGCTTCTAGCTACAGAGACCTGCGGCGTCTTCGAGAGCAGGAATAGCACTCTGAGGACCGGGGAG GCTGAAACACTGACAGAGGTCAGGAAGGAGATCCTCACTTTCCATCATGAGGGCTTCTTCTGGCGGTGCTGGTTCTTTGGCGAGGGCCACCCGGAGACCATCTGGACCTTCTGGTACA CCAGCCAAGCACACCCGAAGTTCTGCATGCATGGCTACCTCTTTCCCATGCCCATTGCTCTTGGACCTTTCCCCCATCCTTCCTACGACACAACTGCAG TGTACAGAGGCTTCTGGACGGCGTTCATCATGCTGGCCGTCGCCACCGGGCTGGTGGgagggctgctgctggtgtgCGGCGTGCCCTTCGTCAGCCCCCGGTCCTACAAAGTGGGAGGCGGATTCCTCCTCGCTTCGG GAGGCTTATTTCTCCTGCTCATATTTCTTTTCGTGATATGGAAGGAGTTCGctgctgattttcagaaatacatccTTCTGGAGAGAAGTGAGAAGTGCGTGGACGATGTACCCGTGCACGTGTATTATGGGTGGTCGTTCATGTTCGCCGCAGCGGGGGTGCCCCTGGTTTTACTTTCCGGACTCCTCTTCTACCTGATCGGCAGAGACATTATGATGTCCCTGGAGTAA